One region of Streptomyces subrutilus genomic DNA includes:
- a CDS encoding cobalamin B12-binding domain-containing protein, with translation MGVTGPIRVVVAKPGLDGHDRGAKVIARALRDAGMEVIYTGLHQTPEQIVDTAIQEDADAIGLSILSGAHNTLFVRVLELLKERDAEDIKVFGGGIIPEDDIAPLKDKGVAEIFTPGATTTAIVDWVRTNVRQ, from the coding sequence ATGGGTGTGACCGGTCCGATCCGTGTGGTGGTGGCGAAGCCGGGTCTCGACGGCCATGACCGCGGCGCGAAGGTGATCGCGCGGGCGCTGCGCGACGCAGGGATGGAGGTCATCTACACGGGCCTCCACCAGACCCCCGAGCAGATCGTGGACACCGCCATCCAGGAGGACGCCGACGCGATCGGCCTGTCGATCCTCTCCGGCGCCCACAACACGCTGTTCGTGCGCGTCCTGGAACTCCTGAAGGAGCGCGACGCGGAGGACATCAAGGTCTTCGGCGGCGGCATCATCCCGGAGGACGACATCGCCCCCCTCAAGGACAAGGGCGTAGCCGAAATCTTCACCCCCGGCGCGACAACGACAGCCATTGTCGACTGGGTCCGCACCAACGTCCGCCAGTAG
- a CDS encoding DUF5691 domain-containing protein yields the protein MGKDVEQYGDWEELVGAALLGTDRRRGGGPAGSPEALLDAAAVHTVRRRAGLRPAQARPLPAPAPRDPRPAPPAAARQRLAQLLAGRTGAGGGGRRGAAPDLTELLPQWLAAAGRHGYRSPAALVPALLDAARARTDLRPQALALAGPRGLWLARLNPDWRFALRGGAGGSGELPDVTDRAGVERLWQEGLFAERVALLGAVRAHEAAAAVRLLATTWATERAEDRLMFLDSLRVGLSEGDEPFLEAALGDRSRNVRATAAELLSALPGSALATRMAERAVACVGPEGVNPPAECDAGMLRDGVVRNPPAGRGERAWWLGQLVESAPLSCWRERFGGLGPAEIVALPVAEGDSWREELHAAWCRAAVRQRDAGWSRALLGAASSPPAAGPGTASLAERAKLLETLPDGERAEWVAQFIRAHGLSEAFQLLGVCVVPWAGALGRAVVDALDSAREAGSYPWSFSGVMGLAERCLDPAEAGRLEAAAAGVEEPGDSAGGAAAYWAEAFQRLVATLRLREAMLTELTPT from the coding sequence ATGGGCAAGGACGTGGAGCAGTACGGGGACTGGGAGGAGCTGGTCGGTGCGGCGCTGCTGGGCACCGACCGGCGCCGGGGCGGGGGCCCGGCCGGCTCGCCGGAGGCCCTGCTGGACGCGGCGGCCGTGCACACCGTGCGGCGCCGGGCCGGGCTGCGGCCCGCGCAGGCGCGCCCGCTCCCGGCTCCGGCACCCCGGGATCCGCGTCCGGCGCCGCCGGCCGCCGCCCGGCAGCGGCTCGCCCAGCTGCTGGCCGGCCGTACGGGAGCGGGCGGCGGCGGGCGGCGCGGGGCGGCACCGGATCTGACGGAACTGCTGCCGCAGTGGCTGGCCGCGGCGGGCCGGCACGGCTACCGCTCACCGGCGGCGCTCGTCCCGGCCCTGTTGGACGCGGCCCGGGCCCGTACGGACCTGCGGCCGCAGGCACTCGCCCTGGCCGGGCCGCGGGGGCTGTGGCTGGCGAGGCTCAATCCGGACTGGCGGTTCGCGCTGCGCGGCGGGGCCGGCGGGTCCGGGGAACTGCCGGACGTGACCGATCGGGCCGGGGTGGAGCGGCTCTGGCAGGAAGGGCTGTTCGCGGAGCGGGTGGCGCTGCTGGGAGCCGTACGGGCCCACGAGGCGGCGGCCGCGGTGCGGCTGCTGGCGACGACCTGGGCGACCGAGCGGGCCGAGGACCGGCTGATGTTCCTCGATTCGCTGCGGGTGGGGCTGTCGGAGGGGGACGAGCCGTTCCTGGAAGCGGCCCTGGGCGACCGCAGCCGCAATGTCCGGGCGACCGCCGCCGAGCTGCTGTCGGCACTGCCGGGCTCGGCCCTGGCGACGCGGATGGCGGAGCGCGCCGTGGCCTGCGTGGGCCCGGAGGGGGTGAATCCGCCCGCGGAGTGCGATGCGGGGATGCTGCGGGACGGGGTGGTCAGGAACCCGCCTGCGGGTCGGGGCGAACGCGCCTGGTGGCTGGGCCAGTTGGTGGAGTCCGCTCCGCTGTCGTGCTGGCGGGAGCGGTTCGGGGGGCTCGGTCCGGCGGAGATAGTGGCACTGCCGGTGGCCGAAGGCGACTCGTGGCGGGAGGAGTTGCACGCGGCGTGGTGCCGGGCGGCGGTACGGCAGCGTGACGCGGGTTGGTCGCGGGCCCTGCTGGGTGCGGCGTCCTCGCCGCCCGCGGCGGGCCCGGGCACCGCCTCGCTCGCGGAGCGCGCCAAGCTGCTGGAGACGCTGCCGGACGGGGAACGGGCGGAGTGGGTCGCGCAGTTCATACGGGCCCACGGGCTGTCGGAGGCGTTCCAGCTGCTCGGGGTGTGCGTGGTGCCGTGGGCGGGGGCGCTGGGCCGGGCGGTGGTGGACGCGCTGGATTCCGCCCGGGAAGCGGGCAGTTATCCGTGGAGCTTCAGCGGGGTGATGGGGCTGGCGGAGCGCTGCCTTGATCCTGCGGAGGCCGGGCGGTTGGAGGCGGCGGCCGCCGGGGTGGAGGAGCCGGGGGATTCCGCGGGCGGGGCCGCCGCGTACTGGGCCGAGGCCTTTCAGCGGCTCGTGGCCACCCTTCGCCTCCGCGAGGCCATGCTCACGGAGCTCACCCCGACCTGA
- a CDS encoding SWIM zinc finger family protein, whose protein sequence is MTEQGGRWTAEQVLALAPDDASRKAGGRLGGAGPWSQIGGSASGSVWGLCKGSGSTPYRTVVDLAGPAYKCSCPSRKFPCKHALGLLLLWSAEGAGEPGEPPQWAAQWLAERAAKAARPAAPAGRPVDEEGARRRAERRAARIGAGVTELEQRLADLLRGGLAGQEQAGYAGWEETAARMVDAQAPGLAGRVRELGTIPSCGPGWPARMLEEAALLHLLDRAWLGVSALPAELAATVRGRVGLPVSGEGEAVRDRWLVLAQYDSVSPDGRLTTRRIWLRGLGSGRPALVLDFGPPGRAPGLALPVGLVLEAEVRFRPGSAGLRGDLGERSTAAVPGAEVPVGVSTGAALEAYGAALREDPWLESWPVVLGAVIPIPGELGWQLADAEGRSALPVPVTGAGSRSRGGLWQLAALSGGGPVTVFGECGHRGFTPLTAWQPGSPEAVPLA, encoded by the coding sequence ATGACTGAGCAGGGGGGCCGCTGGACGGCGGAACAGGTACTGGCTCTGGCTCCTGACGATGCCTCACGCAAGGCGGGAGGCAGACTCGGCGGGGCGGGGCCGTGGTCACAGATCGGAGGTTCCGCTTCCGGTTCTGTATGGGGGTTGTGCAAGGGCAGCGGCAGTACGCCGTACCGCACGGTCGTGGACCTGGCGGGACCGGCGTACAAGTGCTCCTGCCCGAGCCGGAAGTTCCCGTGCAAGCACGCGCTGGGCCTGCTGCTGCTCTGGTCCGCGGAGGGGGCGGGCGAGCCGGGCGAGCCGCCGCAATGGGCGGCGCAGTGGCTGGCGGAGCGGGCGGCGAAGGCCGCGCGGCCGGCCGCTCCGGCGGGCCGGCCGGTGGACGAGGAGGGGGCGCGGCGGCGGGCCGAGCGGCGGGCGGCGCGGATCGGCGCGGGGGTCACCGAGCTGGAGCAGCGGCTGGCCGACCTGCTGCGCGGCGGTCTCGCCGGGCAGGAGCAGGCGGGTTACGCGGGATGGGAGGAGACGGCCGCCCGGATGGTCGACGCGCAGGCGCCCGGACTGGCGGGACGGGTGCGGGAGTTGGGGACGATACCCAGTTGCGGCCCCGGCTGGCCCGCCAGGATGCTGGAGGAGGCGGCGCTGCTGCACCTGCTGGACCGGGCCTGGCTGGGTGTGTCGGCACTGCCCGCAGAGCTGGCCGCGACCGTGCGCGGCCGCGTGGGACTGCCGGTCTCCGGGGAGGGGGAGGCCGTACGGGACCGCTGGCTGGTGCTGGCCCAGTACGACTCGGTGTCGCCGGACGGCCGGCTCACCACCCGCCGGATATGGCTGCGCGGGCTGGGGAGCGGGCGGCCGGCCCTGGTGCTGGACTTCGGCCCGCCCGGCCGGGCGCCGGGGCTGGCACTGCCGGTGGGGCTGGTGCTGGAGGCGGAAGTCCGCTTCCGGCCCGGGTCGGCGGGGCTGCGGGGGGATCTCGGGGAGAGGTCCACGGCGGCCGTGCCGGGCGCGGAGGTGCCCGTCGGGGTGAGCACGGGGGCCGCCCTGGAGGCGTACGGGGCCGCGCTGCGGGAGGACCCGTGGCTGGAGTCCTGGCCGGTGGTGCTCGGTGCGGTGATCCCGATACCGGGGGAGCTGGGCTGGCAGCTGGCGGACGCGGAGGGCCGCTCCGCTCTGCCGGTGCCCGTCACGGGGGCGGGCAGCCGCTCGCGCGGGGGCCTGTGGCAGCTGGCCGCGTTGTCGGGCGGGGGCCCGGTGACGGTGTTCGGGGAGTGCGGCCACCGCGGCTTCACCCCCCTGACCGCCTGGCAGCCGGGCTCACCCGAGGCGGTGCCGCTGGCCTGA
- a CDS encoding ATP-binding protein, whose protein sequence is MTTPGNDRRNQALRPHAEDAFAHELKALAVADDRPRPARWKLSPWAVATYLLGGTLDDGTVITPKYIGPRRIIEVAVTTLATDRALLLLGVPGTAKTWVSEHLAAAVSGDSTLLVQGTAGTPEEAIRYGWNYARLLAHGPSREALVPSPVMRAMADGMTARVEELTRIPADVQDTLITVLSEKTLPIPELGEEVQAVGGFNLIATANDRDRGVNELSSALRRRFNTVVLPLPATADAEVDIVARRVDQMGRALDLPAVPEGLEEIRRVVTVFRELRDGVTGDGRTKVKSPSGTLSTAEAISVVTGGLALAAHFGDGVLRPSDVAAGILGAVVRDPAADRVVWQEYLETVVREREGWKDFYRACREVTA, encoded by the coding sequence ATGACCACGCCCGGGAACGACCGCCGGAACCAGGCACTGCGACCGCACGCCGAAGACGCCTTCGCGCACGAACTGAAAGCCCTGGCGGTCGCGGACGACCGGCCCCGCCCGGCCCGCTGGAAGCTCTCCCCGTGGGCCGTGGCCACCTACCTCCTCGGCGGCACCCTCGACGACGGCACGGTCATCACGCCCAAGTACATCGGGCCCCGCCGCATCATCGAAGTAGCCGTCACCACCCTGGCCACCGACCGCGCCCTGCTCCTCCTAGGCGTTCCCGGCACCGCCAAGACCTGGGTCTCCGAACACCTCGCCGCCGCCGTCAGCGGTGACTCCACGCTCCTCGTCCAAGGCACCGCCGGCACCCCCGAGGAGGCCATCCGCTACGGCTGGAACTACGCCCGGCTGCTCGCCCACGGCCCCAGCCGCGAGGCCCTCGTCCCCAGTCCCGTCATGCGGGCCATGGCCGACGGCATGACCGCCCGCGTCGAGGAGCTCACCCGCATCCCCGCCGACGTCCAGGACACCCTCATCACCGTCCTGTCCGAGAAGACCCTCCCGATACCGGAGCTCGGCGAAGAAGTGCAGGCCGTCGGCGGATTCAACCTGATCGCCACCGCCAACGACCGCGACCGCGGGGTCAACGAGCTCTCCAGCGCGCTGCGCCGCCGCTTCAACACCGTCGTCCTGCCGCTGCCCGCCACCGCCGACGCCGAGGTCGACATCGTCGCCCGCCGCGTCGACCAGATGGGCCGCGCCCTCGACCTGCCGGCCGTGCCCGAGGGCCTCGAGGAGATCCGCCGCGTCGTCACCGTCTTCCGCGAGCTGCGCGACGGGGTCACCGGCGACGGCCGGACGAAGGTGAAATCGCCCAGCGGCACCCTGTCCACCGCCGAGGCGATCTCCGTCGTCACCGGCGGCCTGGCCCTCGCCGCCCACTTCGGGGACGGCGTGCTGCGCCCCTCCGACGTGGCCGCCGGGATCCTCGGAGCCGTCGTCCGCGACCCGGCCGCCGACCGGGTGGTCTGGCAGGAGTACCTGGAGACCGTGGTCCGCGAGCGGGAAGGCTGGAAGGACTTCTACCGGGCCTGCCGGGAGGTGACGGCATGA
- a CDS encoding DUF5682 family protein — translation MSPLLLGVRHHGPGSARAVRAALDAAKPAAVLIEGPPEGDALLALAADPGMRPPVALLAHAADDPGRAAFWPLAGFSPEWIAIRWAQEAGVPVRFMDLPAAHTLARREDGDGEDSDSVRVDPLAVLAETAGYDDPERWWEDVVEHRGTGAVPDPAAAFEALGEAMGALREAYGDGGQARDLVREAYMRQRMRAARKEFGDAYAVVCGAWHVPALRAGTTAAADKALLTGLPKVKVETTWVPWTHRRLARAGGYGAGITSPGWYAHLFAARDRPVERWLTRVAGLLREEGRQVSPAHVIEAVRLAETLAAMRGRPLSGLTETLEAVRAVMCDGSEVPLALIEDRLVVGDVLGEVPDTAPVVPLQRDLTRRQRSLRLKPEAQDRELELDLRKETDAAKSLLLHRLRLLGIDWGIPAASRGSTGTFRETWRLRWEPELSVRVAEAGIWGTTVLAAATAKAEADAAGAAELGEVTALAERCLLAGLSEALPAVLRALADRAALDTDVARLAKALPALARSLRYGDVRGTDAAALGTVAAGLAERICVALPPACAAGLDADAAAELRGHVDGVHGAVGLLADTDEGLRERWSAVLSTLAGREAVPGLIRGRAVRLLLDDGRLQAEETARLMGLALSPAGEPADAAGWIEGFAGGSSGGGTLLVHDERLLGLIDSWLTGASERAFTDVLPLLRRTFGAYEPGVNRTLGELVRRGPGGSAGSARAGAGAEGFGPELDEVRADAVVELVRMLLSPVGGGGGGGGGGVA, via the coding sequence ATGAGCCCGCTGCTGCTGGGCGTCCGGCACCACGGGCCCGGCTCGGCCCGCGCCGTGCGCGCCGCACTCGACGCGGCGAAGCCGGCGGCCGTGCTCATCGAGGGGCCGCCCGAGGGGGACGCGCTGCTGGCCCTTGCCGCGGATCCCGGGATGCGGCCGCCCGTGGCGCTGCTCGCACACGCCGCGGACGATCCGGGCCGCGCCGCGTTCTGGCCGCTGGCCGGCTTCTCCCCGGAGTGGATCGCGATCCGCTGGGCACAGGAGGCGGGCGTACCGGTGCGGTTCATGGACCTCCCGGCCGCCCACACCCTGGCCCGCCGGGAGGACGGGGACGGCGAGGATTCCGACTCCGTACGGGTGGACCCCCTCGCGGTGCTGGCCGAGACCGCCGGGTACGACGATCCCGAGCGCTGGTGGGAGGACGTGGTCGAACACCGGGGCACCGGAGCCGTGCCGGACCCGGCGGCCGCGTTCGAGGCGCTCGGGGAGGCCATGGGGGCCCTGCGCGAGGCGTACGGCGACGGCGGCCAGGCCCGCGACCTCGTGCGCGAGGCCTACATGCGGCAGCGGATGCGGGCCGCCCGCAAGGAGTTCGGCGACGCGTACGCCGTGGTGTGCGGAGCCTGGCACGTCCCGGCGCTGCGGGCCGGAACCACCGCGGCCGCCGACAAGGCGCTGCTCACCGGCCTGCCGAAGGTCAAGGTGGAGACCACCTGGGTGCCCTGGACCCACCGCAGGCTCGCCCGGGCCGGCGGCTACGGCGCGGGGATCACCTCGCCCGGCTGGTACGCCCACCTCTTCGCGGCCCGGGACCGGCCCGTGGAGCGGTGGCTGACCAGGGTCGCCGGGCTGCTCCGGGAGGAGGGCCGGCAGGTCTCCCCGGCGCACGTCATCGAAGCGGTCCGGTTGGCCGAGACGCTGGCCGCGATGCGCGGAAGGCCCCTGTCCGGGCTGACGGAGACCCTGGAGGCGGTCCGGGCGGTGATGTGCGACGGATCCGAGGTGCCGCTCGCGCTGATCGAGGACCGGCTCGTCGTCGGGGACGTGCTCGGGGAGGTCCCGGACACGGCGCCCGTCGTACCCCTCCAGCGCGACCTCACCCGCCGGCAGCGCTCGCTGCGGCTCAAGCCCGAGGCGCAGGACCGCGAGCTGGAACTCGACCTGCGCAAGGAGACGGACGCGGCGAAGTCGCTGCTGCTGCACCGGCTGCGGCTGCTCGGCATCGACTGGGGCATACCGGCGGCATCCCGGGGCAGCACCGGGACCTTCCGGGAGACCTGGCGGCTGCGTTGGGAGCCGGAGCTGTCGGTGCGGGTCGCCGAGGCCGGGATCTGGGGCACCACCGTCCTCGCGGCGGCCACCGCCAAGGCGGAGGCGGACGCGGCCGGGGCCGCGGAACTGGGCGAGGTCACCGCGCTGGCCGAGCGGTGCCTGCTCGCCGGGCTGTCCGAGGCGCTGCCCGCCGTCCTGCGGGCGCTCGCGGACCGGGCCGCGCTGGACACCGACGTGGCACGGCTCGCCAAGGCCCTGCCCGCGCTGGCCCGTTCGCTGCGGTACGGGGACGTCCGCGGCACCGACGCGGCCGCCCTGGGCACGGTGGCGGCCGGGCTCGCCGAGCGGATATGCGTGGCGCTGCCGCCCGCCTGCGCCGCCGGGCTCGACGCCGACGCGGCGGCGGAGCTGCGCGGCCATGTGGACGGGGTGCACGGGGCGGTCGGGCTGCTGGCGGACACGGACGAGGGGCTGCGCGAGCGCTGGTCGGCCGTGCTGAGCACGCTGGCCGGCCGGGAGGCCGTGCCCGGCCTGATCCGCGGCCGCGCGGTCCGGCTGCTGCTCGACGACGGTCGGCTGCAGGCGGAGGAGACGGCCCGGCTGATGGGGCTCGCCCTGTCGCCGGCGGGCGAGCCGGCCGACGCGGCGGGCTGGATCGAGGGCTTCGCGGGCGGAAGTTCGGGCGGCGGGACCTTGCTGGTCCACGACGAGCGGCTGCTGGGCCTGATCGACAGCTGGCTGACGGGGGCGTCGGAGCGGGCGTTCACCGACGTACTGCCGCTGCTGCGGCGCACGTTCGGGGCGTACGAGCCGGGGGTGAATCGGACCTTGGGCGAGCTGGTCCGCCGGGGGCCGGGTGGCTCCGCCGGGTCGGCTCGGGCGGGTGCGGGGGCCGAGGGCTTCGGCCCGGAGCTGGACGAGGTGCGCGCGGATGCGGTGGTGGAGCTGGTCCGGATGCTGCTTTCGCCTGTCGGCGGGGGGGGGGGGGGGGGGGGGGGGGGGGTGGCGTGA
- a CDS encoding VWA domain-containing protein produces the protein MDAAGAVDRAGSERLRRWRMVLGGGEGDGTGCVLGGRDAAMDAALGALYGGDGAGGSRKGAGARSAGLGGSAPNVARWLGDIRTYFPSSVVQVMQRDAIERLGLSALLLEPEMLEAVEPDVHLVGTLLSLNKAMPDTTKETARAVVRKVVEQLEKRLATRTRATLTGALDRSARISRPRHHDIDWNRTIRANLKNYLPEYRTVVPERLIGYGRAAQSVKKEVILCIDQSGSMAASVVYASVFGAVLASMRSIATRLVVFDTAVADLTDQLDDPVDVLFGTQLGGGTDINRALAYCQSKITRPADTVVVLISDLYEGGIRNEMLGRVAAMKASGVEFVTLLALSDEGAPAYDREHAAALAALGAPAFACTPDLFPEVMAAALEKRPLPAP, from the coding sequence ATGGATGCGGCGGGTGCTGTGGATCGGGCCGGAAGTGAGCGGTTGCGGCGGTGGCGGATGGTGCTTGGCGGGGGAGAGGGGGACGGTACGGGCTGTGTGCTGGGCGGGCGGGACGCGGCCATGGACGCCGCGCTCGGCGCGCTGTACGGAGGGGACGGCGCGGGCGGCTCGCGGAAGGGGGCGGGGGCGCGCTCCGCCGGGCTCGGCGGGTCCGCGCCGAACGTCGCGCGCTGGCTCGGGGACATCCGTACGTACTTCCCGAGCTCCGTCGTCCAGGTCATGCAGCGCGACGCCATCGAGCGGCTCGGGCTGTCCGCGCTGCTGCTGGAGCCGGAGATGCTGGAGGCCGTAGAGCCGGACGTGCACCTGGTCGGCACCCTGCTCTCCTTGAACAAGGCGATGCCCGACACCACGAAGGAGACGGCCCGGGCCGTGGTCCGCAAGGTGGTCGAGCAGTTGGAGAAGCGGCTCGCGACCCGCACCCGGGCCACGCTCACCGGCGCGCTCGACCGTTCCGCCCGGATCAGCCGGCCCCGCCACCACGACATCGACTGGAACCGCACGATCCGGGCCAATCTGAAGAACTACCTGCCCGAGTACCGCACGGTCGTCCCCGAACGGCTCATCGGCTACGGCCGGGCGGCGCAATCGGTGAAGAAGGAGGTGATCCTCTGCATCGACCAGTCGGGTTCGATGGCGGCCTCCGTCGTCTACGCCTCCGTCTTCGGCGCCGTGCTCGCCTCCATGCGCTCGATCGCCACCCGCCTCGTCGTCTTCGACACCGCCGTCGCCGACCTGACCGACCAGCTCGACGATCCGGTGGACGTGCTCTTCGGCACCCAGCTCGGCGGCGGCACCGACATCAACCGCGCGCTCGCCTACTGCCAGTCCAAGATCACCCGGCCCGCCGACACCGTAGTGGTCCTGATCAGTGATCTCTACGAGGGCGGCATACGCAACGAGATGCTGGGGCGGGTCGCCGCGATGAAGGCCTCCGGGGTGGAGTTCGTGACCCTGCTCGCCCTGTCCGACGAGGGCGCCCCGGCCTACGACCGGGAGCACGCCGCCGCCCTGGCCGCCCTCGGCGCACCGGCCTTCGCCTGCACTCCCGACCTGTTCCCAGAGGTGATGGCCGCGGCCCTGGAGAAGCGTCCCCTGCCCGCGCCCTGA
- the sucC gene encoding ADP-forming succinate--CoA ligase subunit beta — MDLFEYQARDLFAKHGVPVLAGEVIDTPEAAREATERLGGKSVVKAQVKVGGRGKAGGVKLAATPDEAVARATDILGMDIKGHTVHKVMIAETAPEILEEYYVSYLLDRTNRTFLAMASVAGGMDIEQVAEETPEKLAKVPVNANEGVSIDKAREIVALAKFPAEVAEKVAEVLVTLWDTFIAEDALLVEVNPLAKVASGDVIALDGKVSLDENAEFRQPGHEEFVDHAAANPLEAAAKAKNLNYVKLDGEVGIIGNGAGLVMSTLDVVAYAGENHGGVKPANFLDIGGGASAAVMANGLEIILGDPDVKSVFVNVFGGITACDEVANGIVQALQLLEDKGEAVTKPLVVRLDGNNAELGRKILSDANHPLVQRVDTMDGAADKAAELAAAK, encoded by the coding sequence GTGGACCTGTTCGAGTACCAGGCGAGGGACCTCTTCGCCAAGCACGGTGTACCGGTGCTGGCCGGTGAAGTCATCGACACGCCTGAGGCGGCTCGCGAGGCCACCGAGCGGCTGGGCGGCAAGTCGGTCGTCAAGGCGCAGGTGAAGGTCGGCGGCCGCGGCAAGGCCGGCGGCGTGAAGCTGGCCGCCACCCCGGACGAGGCCGTCGCCCGGGCCACGGACATCCTCGGCATGGACATCAAGGGCCACACGGTCCACAAGGTGATGATCGCCGAGACTGCTCCCGAGATCCTCGAGGAGTACTACGTCTCGTACCTCCTCGACCGGACCAACCGCACCTTCCTCGCCATGGCGTCGGTCGCGGGCGGCATGGACATCGAGCAGGTCGCCGAGGAGACCCCGGAGAAGCTCGCCAAGGTCCCGGTGAACGCCAACGAGGGCGTGAGCATCGACAAGGCCCGCGAGATCGTCGCCCTGGCGAAGTTCCCGGCCGAGGTCGCCGAGAAGGTCGCCGAGGTCCTCGTGACCCTGTGGGACACCTTCATCGCCGAGGACGCGCTCCTCGTCGAGGTCAACCCGCTCGCGAAGGTCGCCTCCGGCGACGTCATCGCGCTCGACGGCAAGGTCTCGCTCGACGAGAACGCCGAGTTCCGCCAGCCGGGCCACGAGGAGTTCGTGGACCACGCGGCCGCGAACCCGCTCGAGGCCGCCGCCAAGGCGAAGAACCTCAACTACGTCAAGCTCGACGGTGAGGTCGGCATCATCGGCAACGGCGCGGGTCTCGTCATGAGCACCCTCGACGTCGTCGCCTACGCCGGCGAGAACCACGGCGGCGTCAAGCCCGCCAACTTCCTGGACATCGGCGGTGGCGCCTCCGCCGCCGTCATGGCCAACGGTCTCGAGATCATCCTCGGTGACCCGGACGTCAAGTCCGTCTTCGTCAACGTCTTCGGTGGCATCACCGCCTGCGACGAGGTCGCCAACGGCATCGTCCAGGCGCTGCAGCTGCTCGAGGACAAGGGCGAGGCGGTCACCAAGCCGCTGGTCGTCCGTCTCGACGGCAACAACGCCGAGCTGGGTCGCAAGATCCTCTCGGACGCCAACCACCCGCTGGTCCAGCGCGTGGACACCATGGACGGCGCGGCCGACAAGGCCGCCGAGCTCGCGGCTGCGAAGTAA
- the sucD gene encoding succinate--CoA ligase subunit alpha, translated as MAIFLNKDSKVIVQGMTGATGMKHTKLMLADGTNIVGGVNPRKAGTTVDFDGTEVPVFGSVAEAMEKTGANVSVLFVPPAFAKAAVVEAIDAEIPLAVVITEGIAVHDSAAFWAYATAKGNKTRIIGPNCPGLITPGQSNAGIIPGDITKPGKIGLVSKSGTLTYQMMYELRDIGFTSAVGIGGDPVIGTTHIDALEAFEADPETELIVMIGEIGGDAEERAADFIAKHVTKPVVGYVAGFTAPEGKTMGHAGAIVSGSSGTAQAKKEALEAAGVKVGKTPTETAQLAREILNAAQ; from the coding sequence ATGGCTATCTTCCTCAACAAGGACAGCAAGGTCATCGTCCAGGGCATGACCGGTGCCACGGGCATGAAGCACACCAAGCTGATGCTGGCTGACGGCACCAACATCGTCGGCGGCGTGAACCCGCGCAAGGCCGGCACCACCGTCGACTTCGACGGCACCGAGGTCCCCGTCTTCGGGTCCGTCGCCGAGGCGATGGAGAAGACGGGCGCCAACGTCTCCGTCCTCTTCGTCCCGCCGGCCTTCGCCAAGGCCGCCGTCGTCGAGGCCATCGACGCCGAGATCCCGCTGGCCGTCGTCATCACCGAGGGCATCGCGGTGCACGACTCCGCCGCCTTCTGGGCGTACGCGACCGCCAAGGGCAACAAGACCCGGATCATCGGCCCGAACTGCCCGGGTCTGATCACCCCCGGCCAGTCCAACGCCGGCATCATCCCGGGCGACATCACCAAGCCCGGCAAGATCGGTCTCGTGTCCAAGTCCGGCACGCTGACCTACCAGATGATGTACGAGCTCCGTGACATCGGCTTCACCTCCGCCGTCGGCATCGGTGGCGACCCGGTCATCGGCACCACGCACATCGACGCCCTGGAGGCCTTCGAGGCCGACCCGGAGACCGAGCTCATCGTCATGATCGGCGAGATCGGCGGCGACGCCGAGGAGCGTGCGGCGGACTTCATCGCGAAGCACGTCACCAAGCCGGTCGTCGGCTACGTCGCGGGCTTCACCGCCCCCGAGGGCAAGACCATGGGCCACGCGGGCGCCATCGTCTCCGGCTCCTCCGGCACCGCGCAGGCCAAGAAGGAGGCCCTCGAGGCCGCCGGCGTGAAGGTCGGCAAGACGCCGACCGAGACCGCCCAGCTGGCGCGCGAGATCCTGAACGCCGCTCAGTAA